The following is a genomic window from Alphaproteobacteria bacterium LSUCC0396.
TTTTAGGGTCTTTCAGATGAAAACTATTTTATTACGCTTATTAGGAGTTGGATTTTTAATTATGAGTGAAGCAAGTGCAGCCGCCACCGGCAAAAGCCTTCTGCTTGAAACCAGTCAGGGACAAGTAGAGATCAAATTACTGCCAGACATTGCCCCAAACCATGTTGCCCGCATTTCCGAGCTGGCAGCTTCGGGCTTTTATGATGGCATCGTCTTTCACCGTGTTATCCCCGGATTTATGGCACAAACTGGCGATCCGACAGGCACCGGCATGGGCGGATCAGGCACCAAGCTAAAGGCCGAATTTAGTGATTATAAATACCGTAATGGTACTGTTGGTATGGCCCGCTCGGTGAGCCCTGACAGTGGCGACAGCCAGTTCTTCATCTGCTTTGATGGTTGCGGCCATCTAACCGGACAATACACTGTCTGGGGACAGGTCGAAAACGGTATGGACGCGGTTGAAAAGCTGGCAGCCGGCGAGCCACCAGCGACGCCTGATCAGATTATCTCGGCAAAGCTAATCGACTAGACTAGTGGCAAATGCTGCCTAGAGGCGATTGAGACTAATAACTATATTGACACCAAAGAATATAAAGCCGGAGATTTCCGGCTTTTTTTCATTACAGGCGGATTTAATAAAGATCGGCATGACGCCATCACCCCTATGGAGCAGGGATTGCGAGGCGAGCCACCCTGGCCCGAGTCGTGAAATAGACTGTTATACCAAGCCAGATCAATCCAAAGACAATTAAATCCTGCGGTAAAAACGCCTCAGAAAACACCACAACCCCAAACAAAAGCTGCATTGTCGGATTGCTGTAAAATAACAAACTGGCCATGGTCATGCTAAGCGCCCGATTGCCTTTTAAAAACAGCACTAGCGGCAACACTGTAATCCCGCCAGCCAGCAATGCCAGCGCAACATTCGCAGCCCCACCGCCAAAAAACGGCACTTGCCCGTTGGCCTGCATCCAGAACAGGAACCCCGCTGCAAATGGCAGCAAAAACAGCGTCTCGATGAACAGACCCTGCAACGGATCAACATCCATGCGTTTGCGCAGCACCGCATAAAGCGAGAAACTACCCGCCAGCGCCAGCGAAATCCACGGCACGCCCATGATCATGATCGCCTTGGCAATTACCCCAAGACATACCAGCCCGATCGCCAGCCACGCCCATTTATCAAGTCGTTCCCCAAGCACAATAATACCCAGAAAAACCGTACAGAGCGGATAGACGAAATAGCCAAGTGCCGCGGCGACCACTTGTTCACTCTGAACCGCATAGACATAAAACCCCCAATTCAGTGACAAAAGGCAAGTTGTGACAAAAAAATTAAATAAATTACGCCGCACCCTTATCAACCGCCAAATATCGCCAAGCTGGCCCACAACCCAGCAAATCATGAATAACAGCACCGCCGACCATAATGACCGATGTGCAATGATCTCATAGGGGTCGTCAGCATCAATATACTTGATATAAAGCGGGACAATTGCCCATAAAAAACCGGCACTTAACGAAAAGCATATGCCGGCTAGACTATTTTGTTTTGGAGTTTCCATCGACCGTGGCTCACCATTAAACTTTTACCGAAAATTGACCTTTTGGCCGGTTAGAAAAGGTAGATTTGATCGCTGTTACCACCCCGCAGAGGCAGTAAATTGACCAGTGAGCGCTCAGGTAAGACCCGGTAAGATTCATTTATCATTTGACATTAACTATTGCTGTTCCCATATGTATTTAGCCGAAAGGGCTTTATGAGACTAGAATCCAACGAAGGTTCGATGCCGCATAGAAGTCGTATTAAGAGACATTGGGCCTTGATCACCGGCAGATCAAGGCTGAAGTTGGAGACTAGAAAATATGGCACAGGGTACTGTGAAATGGTTTAACACCCAAAAAGGGTATGGCTTTATCAATCCAGACGATGATGGCAATGATGTATTTGTACATATCACCGCTGTACAGAATTCAGGCCTGAACGGTTTGAATGAAGGTCAGAAGGTATCTTACGATCTTGAAGAACAGCGCAACGGCAAAATGGCCGCTGTCGGACTGTCTATCGTAGAGTAAGCAATCGCCGTTTGCGATAAAACAAATTGTACTTTGGCCATGCTGACCATGGACTAAATGCAGCTGGGTCGCCCGATCATTTGGGGCGGCCTTTTTTATTCATTATCGGGCACGACAGATGGTTGCGGGTCAGGATCACGGATCCGTTACCGCACCACCAGATAATGCAGCACGCCACTCCAGATCGGTGATATAAACAGGCTTGCAACGATCACTGCCAACAGGAAATCTGCTTCAAATCCGGTAAAGATGCCTGACGCAACGCCGCTCGTTGTCAGCACAAAACTGAACTCGCCAATCTGCGGCGTTACAAGTGATGATACCAGCGCGCGACCAACTGGTTCGCCGCCCAGTGATAAAAGCGCCCACCCAAAAAGCGTCTTGATAAACAGCACGCCGAGCGTAACTGCAGCAATAACCCCCCAATGGCTTTTCACATAATCCAGATCAACTAGCAGGCCGATTGAAACAAAAAACACCACCAGCAATAATGATTGTAACGGCAAAATAGCGTCAAGTACGGCTTTGCGTAAATTGGTATGGCTGAGGGCAAGTCCGGCGCAAAAGGCACCAAAAACTGCCGATAGCCCCATGGTACCGGTCAGGCTGGCCGTCAGCATGCAAGCACCCAGGCTGAACAATATTATTGCCAGCGCGACATTCCCCTCAAGCAGTGTCGCCAGCGGCAGCCTTTGGCGCGCCGTTTTGCCAATCCAAACCAGTAATCCGGCTAGCACCAGCAAGGCGATCACAATCCTGATCAGCAATAACTGCCATTGCTGAAACACATCAGCCCCCGATTGCGCAAAAACCAACATCGGCGCCACCGCAATATCCTGTGCCACCAGCACACCAACCGTCAGCTGGCCTGCATGAGTGCGAAGCTGGCCAAGCCCCTGCAACACCATTAATGCCACCGCAGTCGAGGATAGGGTTAACACAAAACCGATCAACAGAATTTGCGGCAGCGTCCAGCCGAAATAGCTTTTCACCGATATCGCCAAAAGAATACAGCAGGCAATCTGGCCCAGCGTGGCAACGACCGCCGGTTGCAACACGCGCAAAAACGCTTCGACTGATAATTCGATACCGATGATGAACAGCAGCAGGATTACACCAAATTCGGCAAGCGATGAAATTTCATCCGAGTAATCGACAAGCCCGAGGCCAGCTGGCCCCAGGGCCAATCCGGCTAGAATATATCCCACCAGAGGCGGCTGCTTCAGCCAGCGTAGTATCAGACCAAAGCTAACCGCGCTTAGCATCAAAAATGGTGTTGTCAGTAACTCGCTCTCATGCCCGTGCATTTGGTAACGCTAGCGAAATTCAAATTTAAGCGAAATTGGTTTTAAAGATTAGCCACAAGAGGTAATGGCCCGCTAGATGGATGCCCCCCTAGATAAATGGTAACGAAACAATGCGGCCTGATCGCGGCCCCTCTTCCATCATGATTTCTACCGGCTCCAGCGCATCAATCGCCGCTGTTGCAACCATGCCAACGCCAATATTCTCACCAACCCTCGGTGAGTATACACACGCACTGACATAGCCCGCATCGGCGCCATTAAAGGTGATGGTCTGACGATCTTCACTCGTCTGCATGATCCGCGGGCTATCAATAATCAACCCCATAAAGCGGCGCGTGACACCCGCCCTCTTTAGCGCGATCAGCGCGTCTTTGCCAATGAAATCATGTGGCTGATCAAGCGCGATGAATTTATCCATGCCCAGCTCAAACGGGTTGGTCTTTGCGTCAGTATCGGCGCCATAGGAAATCAGGCCGCTTTCAATCCGCTCAATGTAATTGGGCGTGCCCGGCCCGATATTATAGGGCTTGCCAGCCTTGGCAACACGCGCCCACAACTCATCACCGCGATTGCCGTCACGCAGATACAGCTCATAGCCGCCCTGCTTTGACCAGCCCGACCGCGCAACCACTAGCGGAATCCCATCGAGTTCAGTAACACGAAAACCGAAATATTTCAGCTCACGAACCCAGTCACCGAACAGATCTGAGACAACATCAATCGCCTTTGGCCCCTGAATCGCAAGTGGTGAGACATCGGGTTCGAACACATCGACATCCAGCTTTAACGTACCTGCCACCGCACTGGCCCATAATTGAATGTCACTATCGGCGATTGACAGCCAGATTTCATCCTCGGCCACCTGCAGCAGAACCGGATCATTGATAATCACGCCATTGTGATTGCACAGCGGTACATATTTGCCCTGCCCAATGACCAGACCGTCAAGGTTGCGCGGCGTCAATAACCGCGCCAACGCCAGCGCATCCGGCCCCTTTAACGCCACCTGCCGTTCAACTGCAACATCCCACATGGCAACGCCATTAATCAGCCGGTCATATTCGGCCGCCGGATCACCATAGCTGGTTGGCATATACATATGGTTGTAAACACTTGCAGCCACCAGACCTGCGTCACGGCTTGCTTTAAAGAACGGGCTTTTGCGAACCCGCGCACCAATGGATAGATGAACCGCCATAACAGCCCCTATGGAGAAATTATCTAAACGCCAAATTGCGGCCAGATACTGCCATAGTTAAAGCCCCATCGAATGTTCCCTTTGCGTCATCTTATCGGCTGTTTCTTGTGCAAAAACGCCCTATTCAAAAAAATCAGCCAGCTCAGCGGTAAATTGGTCGATCGACGAGACATCAATATCAAGATGCGTGACAAGCCGAATTATCCGGTCGCCGCCGCCAAGCAGTATGCCGCGGCCGGCAAGATGCGCCCGAAGCGGGTCTGCCGCTCCCTCTGGCAACTGCATAAATACCATGTTCGTTTCAACCAGATCGGCATTAACGCTAACCTTGGCAATGCGGCCAAGCTGATCCGCAAGCCGAAGTGCCGCCGCATGGTCATCGGCTAGCCGGTCAATGTGATGCTCCAGCGCATAAAGCCCTGCTGCGGCCAGAATTCCGACCTGCCGCATACCGCCGCCAACCAGCTTTCGCATCCGGCGGGCGCGCGCAATAAATTCAGTTGATCCGACCAGCACTGACCCTGCTGGCGTTCCCAATCCTTTTGACAGGCATAAAGACACGCTATCGACCGGTTCGACTAGCTGGCGTGCAGGCACACCCAGCTTGACCGCTGCATTCATCAGCCTTGCCCCATCAAGATGTACCGCAAGCCCACTATCCCTGCCAGCACTGGCAAGGCCGGTGATGCTTGCCACATCATGCACATGACCCGAGACAGTATTTTCCAGACATAAAAGACGGCTGATCGGGCAATGCGGGTCATCCGGCTTTACCGCCTCAGTAATAGCATCAGGCTGCATCATGCCGCGATGATCAGTGGCAAGCGCCTCCATCATTACCCCACCAAGCACGGACACGCCGCCAGCCTCATAGCGGTGGACATGATAGCAATCACCAACCAGCAATTCATCACCGCGCTGACAATGCGCCAGCAATGCGCATAGGTTGGACTGCGTTCCACTGGCAACAAACAGACCCGCTTCCTTGCCAAGAAGCGCGGCCACCTGCGCCTGCAGTGCGTTAACCGTTGGATCATCGCCATAAACATCATCCCCAACTTCGGCAATTGCCATGGCTGCACGCATCTCTGCAGTTGGTCTGGTTACTGTGTCGCTGCGAAGGTCAATCCGCACCTTTTGATTGGCCTGTGCCGCATCCTGATAATTCATCATTGGGATGCCTCCGCAATAAAGGTTTTCAGGTCAAAATCGGCATTGACGATTTCGTTAGGATCGGGTGACAAGCCTAAATCAAGGCATTTCTTGCCAAGCATATAGCCTGCTGGATCACGAACCGCCTCAACCGCAGCAAGAACGCCCGCCCCATCATAACTCCAGACCGAGAATCCGCCCTCGCGCTTGCCCGGGCGCACCCGATATTGTACCCCGGGCACGGCCAAGGGCACAATCCCGGCAGATTGCAATCGCACATCAAATTGTTCTGACCAGAACCATGGTGCCGCAATTGCCGGTTGCGCCGTGTCGCAAATCGCGGCGGCGGCACGCGCTGCTGTTACTTGTGCATTATCAACAGACTCGATTCGCAACGCCGCCCCATCAATTAACGCCACATCACCAATGGCAAAAATATCATCGATTGAGCTTTGCATCATGGCATTGACAAGAATGCCATTACCGCAAGCAATCCCTGCATCGGCCGCCAGATCAAGGTCTGGCGATACGCCAATACCAACAAGCAATAAGTCAGCCTCAAGCACACCCCCGCTATCAAGCCGCACGCCGGTAAAGCTGCCATCCTTTTGCAAAATTTCATCGCTGCTGGCACCAAGGTGAAGCTGCACATCGTGGCTTTGATGTAACGCGGCAAAAAAATCTGAAATGGGCGGACTTGCTACCCGTGCCAGTAATCTGTCGGCCATTTCGATCACATCAACCTTAACACCAATTTTGGTCAGGCTGGCGGCAACCTCCAGCCCAATGTAACCGCCGCCAATCACCACTGCACGGCGCCGACCACCGATCGCCATGCGCAAACGATGCGCGTCATCTGGATGACGCAGCACAAACACTCCATCAAGCCCACTTGCCGTGGCTAGCTGGCGCGGCACCGCACCAGTGGCAAGCACCAGCTTGTCATAATGGTGCTGGCTGCCATCATCGAGGCTTATTTGCTTTTGCAGCGGGTCGATTGCCGTTGCGATCCGGCTATCAACAAGGTCAATCTGATGCGCGGTAAACCAGTCAGATCGCCGCAATAGAAATTTTGCATCGTCGCTGCCATCGGCCTGCAAAAACGCCTTCGACAATGGTGGGCGTTCAAGCGGCGGGCCCTCAAGCCGGTCGATCATCGTAATTTGGCCGGCGAACCCGTTCATGCGTAATTGTTCGGCGCAGGCAATCCCCGCATGACTGGCTCCGATAATAATGACGTTATCTGACATGATTTTCCTGCTGATTATTCTCTTGGCTAACCGGCCAGCCGCGCCGCCATCAAGGCTGGCAACTGATCGATCCTGCCAATGACCTTAGCATGATCAATATCATGATGCGGCCGATCGTCAACATGATCGGCGACACAGATAAAATCAGCTGCCTTTGCCGCAGTGGCGGTACCATAATCGGCCATTGTATCCCCAACCATAATGCTGGCGGCCGGCGTCACACCGGCAATCTCACAACAGCGAAAAAACCCGTGCGGCCCTGGTTTTGGCCCATAGCCACTATCCGCACCAATGATCGCACAAAAATAATCAAGGACGCCGATATCTTGCATATTCTTTCGCGCACTGTTTTCGGTATCGTTGGTCAGGATCGCCAGCGCATAGCCAGCATCATAGAGCTGGCGAAGCGGTGTCACCACGTCACCTTTCGGCACAGTTTTATTGCGGCCGTGCAGGTTAACCAATTCCCCAACATCATGCGCATAGCCCTTGTCACTATCCAGCCTGATCATATGAGGTGGCAGCATTTTCTGCCACCGATCTCGGATATCGGCAAAAGAACCAGCCGCAAAAATCCCCCGCGGGTCAATGATACCAGCCTCCTCGTTAATACCAATAGAGGCGAGCAATTCTGGCGCACCCACCGATCCATCCCAATCATCGGGGATACGACTTGCAGTATAATGCGCCACCGCCAGCGCCACCGGCAACCAAGTTGCCTCAAGGTCAAGGATCACTCCATCCTTATCAAACACAATTAAATCTATCATGATCTTATCGGAGAGCCTAAATTGGTGAGGTAATTTACGTGCGTTAGCCTGACCGATTTTCGCGCCGTGACCAAGGGGCTTTTGCAAAAAACATTCAGCCTTTCGCCTGATCAGACATTCACCACAATCGAATGCCCCTGCAACCATGCGTGCATACCAGCGATCAGCCCATCATCACACATCTGACGGGCAAGCGCAGAACCATGGCCTAGCGCGCTGTTAATTTCATCTGCCGTCAACACGCCAACTTCAACCGTAACCAGTCGTTCTTTTAAATCACTATCTGGATATAGATCAGTTGCCGGCACCCGCAATATCGCTGGCGACGATATTGTTATCGCATTCGCAATCAGCGTTGCCGCCACATCAGCCGCCGCCGCCGTTTGGGCCAGAACTGTCACCGAATCCGCGATTCCCAATGACTGGCTGCGCCCGCGCCAACCACTTGTTGCAACCCCGCCTATGCGGTCATGCTGATGCAGCCTGATGCGACCATGAAGAGGTAATTTGCCGCGGCCACCCGCCGTTGCAGCCACCGCAAAATCGCTTAGATGCGCATCGCGCTCATCACCGATCCCAATGTCAAAATGCGCCGTCTTGCCAAGATAAAGCGCGATATCACCGCCATTATTTACCGATGCGCGATCAAGGTTACTCCCCATCGCTTGCAAAATCTCATCAGCAACACTTCCGGCAACTGCCGCCATTGGGGTGATAAAATCTGCGTTACTATAACGGGGTAGATGAGGCTGGATAGCCGCCGCCATACGCTGTGCAACCGGCCCGTCAAAAGTGGCAAGCCTGTCTTTTTCTGCAGGCAATCGCAGCATTGACAATTCGCCAACAAGTTCATCCAGCAAGCCGCAAAACCTGTCAGCCGCTCGCGCGTAAGCCAGTGCTGCCGCTGCCGGATCACCCTCTGCCGTCACGATAAGGTCGATGGGCCCATGCTGAAGATGCAGCCGGTGATCAAGCCAGTTTACCATTGCCCCGCTTGGCATTTGCAATGGCTGTCCACCCCTTTTGGGCAGTTTTACTGATATGGCTCGGGGGGTTAGCGCCTTTACAGGCTGGAGCGGCTTTGATAGCTGGGGCGGTTGGGACCGTGAGCCGGACATAGGCTAGCGCCTTATCGGCCACGGGTTTTGCGGCTGTTGAGCAAAGTGTTTTTTGCCACTCAGCTTGTGATCATTCTGCCGCCCAATTTTGCCAGCCAGCACATCGTCAATCGACATCACATGATCGAGATGCCCACCAAGCGCGATATAATCTTCCCTACGCATGGTAAATTCGATTGGTGCAACCAATGCGGGAGTCGGCACATAACCAAACGCATTTTCCGGCAGGCTAGTTACATCAACCATTAGCGTGATGCCGCCACCCGGCCAAATATAAACCGGCGCCCCGCCACACGTAACACGGGTAAGCGCATCCTTTACCGAGCGTGTCAGCATCACCGGATTTTCCGTAACACCCGCTCGCAACGAGCCACCGGCACCGCCCATAAAGCTGACCGAAGTTAGGGCCGGTTCACAATTTTCTTCAATACGCCGGATTGATGGCTGTAATCTTTCTGGCATTTCGGTTTCTATTGGCAGCAGATTTTCATCCAGCTCGTAATAAGCAAACTGCTCGCCGGTCGTCGAGATCATCAGCAATGACTGACCCGGCTTGGCAATTTTGGCGTCAAACGGCCCCAAAATCGTCAACGGATCGGTCAGGTTTGTACCGCCCCATCCGGTGCCCGGTTCGGCAACCTGAAAATAGCGCCCGGGCGTTGATCTGCGGCCGATAATCTTAATCCCACTTGACGGCCAGCCAATAACTTTGCCGGCCTGATGCTCGGACATGACGCCGGTGATGTGATCATCAACAATGACCACTTCGTCAACCAGCCCTTGCCATTGCGCCGCAAACATACCGACCGTCGCCGAGCCGCACCCGACCCGCATCCGCGCCTCGACAACGCCATTAATGACTGGCGGCTTGCCAGCCTGCAACAAAAGGCTTGAGCCGTCATCAATCTGCATATCAACCGCCTCGCCATTGCACAGCGCCAGCAAAGTGGCACAGGTAACACGGCCTTCCTTTTTACCGCCGCCGGTAAGGTGATGCACCCCACCCAAAGACAGCATTTGCGACCCATATTCACCGGTTGTTACATGGCCAACCGGTTCACCATCAACCCGAACCAGCGCGGTTTCAGGGCCAATATGCCGGTCGGTGTCGATTTTAACCTTGGCGCCGCAATAGCTGAAAATCCCTTCAGACACCACCGTGACCATATCCACGCCGTCAACAACACTGCTGACGATAAACGGCGCCGGCTTGTAATCGGGATAGGTCGTCCCCGCACCAACCGCGGTTACAAAGGCGTCCTGTGGGGCGATCAGATCACCATTCCAATCATCCGCATTATCCAGAAACGGCACCAAC
Proteins encoded in this region:
- a CDS encoding peptidylprolyl isomerase, which codes for MSEASAAATGKSLLLETSQGQVEIKLLPDIAPNHVARISELAASGFYDGIVFHRVIPGFMAQTGDPTGTGMGGSGTKLKAEFSDYKYRNGTVGMARSVSPDSGDSQFFICFDGCGHLTGQYTVWGQVENGMDAVEKLAAGEPPATPDQIISAKLID
- the rarD gene encoding EamA family transporter RarD; protein product: METPKQNSLAGICFSLSAGFLWAIVPLYIKYIDADDPYEIIAHRSLWSAVLLFMICWVVGQLGDIWRLIRVRRNLFNFFVTTCLLSLNWGFYVYAVQSEQVVAAALGYFVYPLCTVFLGIIVLGERLDKWAWLAIGLVCLGVIAKAIMIMGVPWISLALAGSFSLYAVLRKRMDVDPLQGLFIETLFLLPFAAGFLFWMQANGQVPFFGGGAANVALALLAGGITVLPLVLFLKGNRALSMTMASLLFYSNPTMQLLFGVVVFSEAFLPQDLIVFGLIWLGITVYFTTRARVARLAIPAP
- a CDS encoding cold-shock protein: MAQGTVKWFNTQKGYGFINPDDDGNDVFVHITAVQNSGLNGLNEGQKVSYDLEEQRNGKMAAVGLSIVE
- a CDS encoding cation:proton antiporter, with translation MHGHESELLTTPFLMLSAVSFGLILRWLKQPPLVGYILAGLALGPAGLGLVDYSDEISSLAEFGVILLLFIIGIELSVEAFLRVLQPAVVATLGQIACCILLAISVKSYFGWTLPQILLIGFVLTLSSTAVALMVLQGLGQLRTHAGQLTVGVLVAQDIAVAPMLVFAQSGADVFQQWQLLLIRIVIALLVLAGLLVWIGKTARQRLPLATLLEGNVALAIILFSLGACMLTASLTGTMGLSAVFGAFCAGLALSHTNLRKAVLDAILPLQSLLLVVFFVSIGLLVDLDYVKSHWGVIAAVTLGVLFIKTLFGWALLSLGGEPVGRALVSSLVTPQIGEFSFVLTTSGVASGIFTGFEADFLLAVIVASLFISPIWSGVLHYLVVR
- a CDS encoding glycine cleavage T C-terminal barrel domain-containing protein, with protein sequence MAVHLSIGARVRKSPFFKASRDAGLVAASVYNHMYMPTSYGDPAAEYDRLINGVAMWDVAVERQVALKGPDALALARLLTPRNLDGLVIGQGKYVPLCNHNGVIINDPVLLQVAEDEIWLSIADSDIQLWASAVAGTLKLDVDVFEPDVSPLAIQGPKAIDVVSDLFGDWVRELKYFGFRVTELDGIPLVVARSGWSKQGGYELYLRDGNRGDELWARVAKAGKPYNIGPGTPNYIERIESGLISYGADTDAKTNPFELGMDKFIALDQPHDFIGKDALIALKRAGVTRRFMGLIIDSPRIMQTSEDRQTITFNGADAGYVSACVYSPRVGENIGVGMVATAAIDALEPVEIMMEEGPRSGRIVSLPFI
- the ltaE gene encoding low-specificity L-threonine aldolase; its protein translation is MMNYQDAAQANQKVRIDLRSDTVTRPTAEMRAAMAIAEVGDDVYGDDPTVNALQAQVAALLGKEAGLFVASGTQSNLCALLAHCQRGDELLVGDCYHVHRYEAGGVSVLGGVMMEALATDHRGMMQPDAITEAVKPDDPHCPISRLLCLENTVSGHVHDVASITGLASAGRDSGLAVHLDGARLMNAAVKLGVPARQLVEPVDSVSLCLSKGLGTPAGSVLVGSTEFIARARRMRKLVGGGMRQVGILAAAGLYALEHHIDRLADDHAAALRLADQLGRIAKVSVNADLVETNMVFMQLPEGAADPLRAHLAGRGILLGGGDRIIRLVTHLDIDVSSIDQFTAELADFFE
- a CDS encoding NAD(P)/FAD-dependent oxidoreductase; this translates as MSDNVIIIGASHAGIACAEQLRMNGFAGQITMIDRLEGPPLERPPLSKAFLQADGSDDAKFLLRRSDWFTAHQIDLVDSRIATAIDPLQKQISLDDGSQHHYDKLVLATGAVPRQLATASGLDGVFVLRHPDDAHRLRMAIGGRRRAVVIGGGYIGLEVAASLTKIGVKVDVIEMADRLLARVASPPISDFFAALHQSHDVQLHLGASSDEILQKDGSFTGVRLDSGGVLEADLLLVGIGVSPDLDLAADAGIACGNGILVNAMMQSSIDDIFAIGDVALIDGAALRIESVDNAQVTAARAAAAICDTAQPAIAAPWFWSEQFDVRLQSAGIVPLAVPGVQYRVRPGKREGGFSVWSYDGAGVLAAVEAVRDPAGYMLGKKCLDLGLSPDPNEIVNADFDLKTFIAEASQ
- a CDS encoding HAD family hydrolase, yielding MIDLIVFDKDGVILDLEATWLPVALAVAHYTASRIPDDWDGSVGAPELLASIGINEEAGIIDPRGIFAAGSFADIRDRWQKMLPPHMIRLDSDKGYAHDVGELVNLHGRNKTVPKGDVVTPLRQLYDAGYALAILTNDTENSARKNMQDIGVLDYFCAIIGADSGYGPKPGPHGFFRCCEIAGVTPAASIMVGDTMADYGTATAAKAADFICVADHVDDRPHHDIDHAKVIGRIDQLPALMAARLAG
- a CDS encoding UPF0280 family protein, giving the protein MPSGAMVNWLDHRLHLQHGPIDLIVTAEGDPAAAALAYARAADRFCGLLDELVGELSMLRLPAEKDRLATFDGPVAQRMAAAIQPHLPRYSNADFITPMAAVAGSVADEILQAMGSNLDRASVNNGGDIALYLGKTAHFDIGIGDERDAHLSDFAVAATAGGRGKLPLHGRIRLHQHDRIGGVATSGWRGRSQSLGIADSVTVLAQTAAAADVAATLIANAITISSPAILRVPATDLYPDSDLKERLVTVEVGVLTADEINSALGHGSALARQMCDDGLIAGMHAWLQGHSIVVNV
- a CDS encoding 6-hydroxynicotinate reductase — protein: MTMKTSRDKRVEEKIRCDACPVMCYIADGKSGACDRYANDGGQLVRLDPLLVMQRRIDDGGQLVPFLDNADDWNGDLIAPQDAFVTAVGAGTTYPDYKPAPFIVSSVVDGVDMVTVVSEGIFSYCGAKVKIDTDRHIGPETALVRVDGEPVGHVTTGEYGSQMLSLGGVHHLTGGGKKEGRVTCATLLALCNGEAVDMQIDDGSSLLLQAGKPPVINGVVEARMRVGCGSATVGMFAAQWQGLVDEVVIVDDHITGVMSEHQAGKVIGWPSSGIKIIGRRSTPGRYFQVAEPGTGWGGTNLTDPLTILGPFDAKIAKPGQSLLMISTTGEQFAYYELDENLLPIETEMPERLQPSIRRIEENCEPALTSVSFMGGAGGSLRAGVTENPVMLTRSVKDALTRVTCGGAPVYIWPGGGITLMVDVTSLPENAFGYVPTPALVAPIEFTMRREDYIALGGHLDHVMSIDDVLAGKIGRQNDHKLSGKKHFAQQPQNPWPIRR